The Sinomicrobium kalidii genome contains a region encoding:
- a CDS encoding RagB/SusD family nutrient uptake outer membrane protein, with amino-acid sequence MNTIKNIGMYLVLVMGLSLSSCNKDFLDEELTTQYSTDYFDTPEGLEELTVSLYGNIRWHFGYEWAYGITLYGTDEFTNANDLTNEMWNTYDNRLGPLGASPETGAANNNATSPSALWDQMYYGIASSNTIIAKAPEVFEDESVRNRCLAHAYFLRGYNYYRLTAQYGGVVLQTEPAEGVVRNFERATEEECWEQIISDFRNAYELFEGEVYTYGKGITWTKATAAHFLAKALLFRVSERNDSWNSSYKEADLNEAIEASTYAINARGGLTENYSDLYANWTGVDCEIEQLDEILMAAGYNADGATSGRFGNRTYNYFTPQFSNFSGGWVKRGVWIGGMDFQRCRPTEYSYAVFDHVNDARMWKTFKTVYGVNNVQEENSGVKAGDPGIVMILNTRDDNTYNNYNFGAFVQNPDWTDTEGRLPEWNLGSRQTPTSGSLAGEKDQWVPNSLVLYQNGEYVAPQFKSQPICNFFAGINKTDDGSRTAEKGDAHRDVTMARLAETYLVRAECYVRLNQYGNAMNDINVVRRRAQWKQGENRSYYSDGSQAFENNSLNTESAATNYINSNLNMNTYYLSNPDIAVTTEASDLTLNSFPDNLPEEDEAILAQIGASGQYDRALNFILNERTREMLGEWQRWETLSRTGTLIKRTRAFNPEAISITENKHELRPVPQSFIDGLLNEDGSNLSDSDRASWQNPGYGN; translated from the coding sequence ATGAATACTATCAAAAATATCGGAATGTACCTTGTTCTGGTCATGGGATTATCGCTATCCTCATGTAACAAGGACTTCCTCGATGAAGAACTGACCACCCAATATTCAACCGATTATTTCGACACCCCTGAAGGGCTTGAAGAGCTCACCGTATCGCTTTATGGCAATATCCGCTGGCATTTTGGTTATGAATGGGCGTACGGAATTACCTTATACGGGACCGACGAATTCACAAATGCCAATGACCTAACCAACGAAATGTGGAATACCTATGACAACCGTCTCGGTCCGTTGGGTGCCAGTCCGGAAACCGGTGCTGCCAACAACAACGCCACCTCGCCAAGTGCCCTCTGGGACCAGATGTATTACGGTATAGCATCGTCCAACACCATAATTGCCAAGGCCCCCGAGGTCTTTGAGGACGAATCGGTCCGCAACCGTTGTCTGGCCCATGCATACTTTTTACGCGGTTATAATTATTATCGTTTAACTGCACAATACGGTGGTGTAGTACTTCAAACAGAGCCTGCCGAAGGCGTTGTCCGTAATTTCGAACGGGCCACCGAAGAGGAATGCTGGGAACAGATAATTTCCGACTTTCGCAATGCCTACGAGCTTTTTGAAGGGGAAGTTTACACCTATGGCAAAGGAATTACCTGGACCAAGGCCACTGCTGCCCATTTCCTGGCAAAAGCCCTCTTGTTCCGTGTATCTGAACGTAACGATTCATGGAACAGTTCTTATAAAGAGGCCGACCTTAACGAGGCTATAGAAGCCTCTACTTATGCCATCAATGCCCGGGGAGGACTCACGGAAAATTACAGCGATCTGTATGCCAACTGGACGGGAGTGGATTGTGAAATTGAACAACTAGACGAAATCCTGATGGCCGCCGGCTACAATGCAGACGGGGCCACTTCAGGACGTTTCGGCAATCGTACCTATAATTACTTTACCCCCCAGTTTTCCAACTTCTCGGGAGGTTGGGTTAAACGCGGTGTATGGATAGGCGGTATGGATTTTCAACGTTGCAGACCCACCGAATACAGTTATGCCGTTTTTGACCACGTAAACGATGCCCGCATGTGGAAAACTTTTAAAACGGTTTACGGCGTAAACAACGTTCAGGAAGAAAACTCGGGCGTAAAAGCCGGAGATCCGGGAATTGTCATGATTCTTAATACCAGAGACGACAACACCTATAACAACTACAATTTCGGAGCTTTCGTTCAAAATCCCGACTGGACAGATACGGAAGGGCGTTTACCGGAATGGAATTTGGGCAGTCGACAAACACCCACTTCAGGGTCACTGGCCGGTGAAAAGGACCAATGGGTTCCCAATTCACTGGTTTTATATCAAAACGGGGAGTACGTAGCTCCCCAATTTAAAAGCCAGCCCATATGCAACTTCTTTGCCGGGATCAATAAAACGGACGACGGCTCCCGTACAGCCGAAAAGGGGGATGCTCACCGCGACGTAACTATGGCACGCCTGGCCGAGACCTACCTCGTAAGAGCGGAATGTTATGTGCGCCTTAACCAGTACGGCAATGCCATGAACGACATTAACGTTGTCCGCAGAAGAGCCCAATGGAAGCAGGGAGAAAACAGGTCTTATTACAGCGACGGTTCCCAGGCGTTTGAAAACAACAGCCTAAATACCGAAAGTGCTGCGACGAATTATATCAATTCAAACCTGAACATGAATACCTATTATCTGTCAAACCCGGATATAGCAGTTACTACGGAAGCTTCGGATTTAACTTTAAATTCATTCCCCGATAACCTTCCTGAAGAAGATGAAGCTATTCTGGCGCAAATAGGTGCCTCAGGCCAGTACGACCGCGCATTGAACTTTATTTTGAACGAACGTACACGGGAGATGTTAGGCGAATGGCAACGCTGGGAAACCCTGTCCAGAACCGGAACCCTGATCAAGCGGACCAGGGCCTTTAATCCGGAAGCGATCAGTATTACCGAAAATAAGCACGAACTACGTCCGGTTCCGCAATCCTTTATCGACGGACTGCTGAACGAGGATGGTTCGAATCTATCTGATTCGGATAGGGCTTCCTGGCAAAATCCGGGATACGGCAATTAA